TCTAACCACGCTCGTCCGGTGCGGGGCAGTCGCAACCTATGAGGGTGACCACGTCCGGCTCGGCCCCCCCAAATCCCCATCTCGCTCTTTCGCTGCAGAAGACGTTGGGCGATGGTCGATCCGAAGGGCGGCTGATGGAGAACAACAACCCGCTATTCTCGCTGCACTCCTCGCTTACCGTACCAGCTCGTTTTATGTTCCTACTACTGTCTACTTCATTGACACTTGCCAATGAGGGGAGTCCCCGTCTGCTCGGAAATAGCAGCCAATCAACAGGAGGGCCCGCCGTGGGGGTTCTGAACGGAGCATATACTGTACGTAGAAGGCCACCGCATTGGGACATCGTAAAGATCTGTCGCTGTGGGAGACTATTCTACGCTCGTGCGAGAGCGAGCTTCTCGTGTCGATCGGACCGTATGTGGTGGTCCGCAGGGTCTGTCGAGCCGAGGTGAGTTGGCGACAAGCCCTCCGTGAATCCCGTCACGATGGAGTTCGTGAAACACTATGCGGCTGTTCGGGGAATGGTACGGCTGCAGGGCGGGGGGTAGCATCTGCATGCTACCTATCTACTCTGCGTCTTGCTCAGCTTGATCCAAGAGTAATACACCAGGCCAAAGGCCGAGCGAGACCCCGTTCACATCCGCGTCTGGCCGCATCGCGATTCGGAGCCAGCGCCCCCCCTGCCTAGCTCAGGGATCGTGTCTGCGGACCGTCGCAATTAGCATTCAAGTCGGAGGCGACCTGCCGGCCTCTGCGGTCTCTACGTGAGGGATTCATTTACTTACCTACCTGTCCcacatcaccatcatcactcATTCCAACCACACACCGCCGCCCAAAGCCACGTTGGCGACTGGGTGGGCCTGGCGAGCAAAGACGACGAACGTAGCGGAAAAGACCAATCAATTGCATGTCCCGACTACGCTTCCTATGAAATGAAAGGGGGGGATCCCGAAATCACAGGGCTTCCCCATGCCCTCCCGGAGACCCCCCAGCCTGCCAGGCTCGTTTCTTGCGTCGTGGCTCGAGCCTGGAGGATTTTGGTATCTGAAATGAAAGTATCGTAGGAACGAACGCAAGGCCACCATTTCCCTCCCAGTCACGACGAGGTCGCTCAATTCTTCTTggcacccgcacccgccgACTCGCTGCCCTTTGACTCGACCAGACTGTCCGCCATGGCCTCAGCAgcggccttcttcagccTCTCGCTGTCTTCCGAGTTGGCGTCCTTGGCATCCTTGCTCGAAgccgccttctccttggcttcccgctcgtcctcgctgtcGCCCAGGCTGAAAGGGTCGTTGTCGCTGATGGGGTTCGGATCGACCGTCGATAGGGGCTGCCACTTGCTAGACTTGGCCTTAGATCCGGACACATCTTCAGCGGAACGCCGGGGCGACGAGCCATACACATCAATCTCCTCGGCACCTTCCCGGAATGCAACCTTGCGGCCGTCGTGGGGTTTGGGCGACTTTGAGGGTGGAGGGGGCTTGTAGAGGTCCGGGTTGGACAACGGCCTGTTGTTGTCACGGAGCGGGGCTGCATCTCCCATCAGCACGTGGCCCATGCCGGTCAAGGAGGGAATTGCTAGAGGGCCGAACTTACttccgtcggcggcgaaTTTCATACCAGCAAAGTCATCGCTGAGGACCTGGGGATCGGCATCGTATCTCTCGTAGTCTCCGCTTCGGCGACTCGACTCCCCGGGCCGCCGGGCACCGTACTGgccctgggcctgggcctggcCGGGCCGCTGGCtgttctcgtcctcgtcggcgaacTCCTCGTCGAatctcttcttcatcgtcgtgATCCAGTTGTTGACCTTGCCCTGCGTCTCGATGAACCCCTTCCTGAGTTTCTCCTGGATAACCGGCAGTTCGTCCTCAAAGAAGTTAGACTCGCGGTCCTCGGCGTTCGGTCGGGGCTCAAGGCCGGTCTGTTGGCGCCGCacgcggccgccggggcTTCGGTTCGAGGTCCTGGCCTCGTAGCTGCCGACGTTGTCAAAGTGCTCCGCTAGCTGGCGCGCGTACAGCTCGTCAGCCTCGAGCTGGGATAGCTGAGCGCCACCCTGGGGGCGAGGGGGCTGCGGAGGCGGCTGCTCATCGCTCGTCTCGTTCTGGGCCGCATCAGGGTCGGTCATTTCTGGCAAACCCGGTTAGTATAGACCCCTCATCGCGGTGGTCACGCGACATACCCAGAAGGGCATTGAAGGCCGGGTCAATCTTGCCGCCGCTAGCTCTCAAGACCGCCTTGATGACGGAAATGTCAATGCTGGGAAACGCCTCTTTCAGGATATCCTCAGTCTTCTGCGTCTCGGTGGAGGGCCTAGGGGGCTTCGGCGGGGCcgcttcggcggcggtcgtcgacgacgccatgttggacgaggcggcagtgttggtgttggtggtggtggagttCTGGTTGGGAGCCTCACCGCTGAGCACACCCGTTTCTtgaacgtcgtcgtcgtcggatAAATCCAAGGGGCGCACAGTGGTAGGTGACTCAGGCGCGCTCGTCTTGTTCTGGAAAATCACAAAAGAGATGAGGTGTCAGTCGCAGGGAACATGGCATGAACTCAAGGTGTTTCGGGACGGGGACAAGCGCACTGTTTCGTTTGGGGCAGACATGTCTACTACAGTCTTCGTCTTTGTGTTTCCTTGGCGGTCGAGCTGTTGGGGAGGCGTGTCGCAAAATTGAAATCGCCGGGAAAAGGAGGAGTCTCGGGTCCCTTTTTCCTCAAGGATGGGTAATTTGCTTGGCTTCGCGAGATTGATCGGGCAAGGACGTTGGGATTCGCGCCCGGACGGAGGGGTGGAGAGCTGGCGAGATGATATGAAAGTGGGTTGCGAAGCTGATGACGCCGCGCCTCCTTTTGGGGGGACTCGGGGGACTTGGGAGGGGGACCTCCAGGCGCCAGTTGAGCTTGAAAGCTAAGCCACAATCCTTGTTGCCACAGGTGTCGTCAGATGGAGGGCTCTAGAACGCGACGAGTGGGTGACGCCGTGTGCCAGCTGGTGACAGCAGTCTCCGGCCGTCTTCTTAGCTCCTCGCTCACTCCCACCCCAAGCTTTCGCATCCAACGACATAGTGAGGCCAGTGAGGCCAATCTGGAGGCCGAACTGATCACGGCATGAGCAACTTGCGGTATTGAGATGATATAAAGAGAGGCTGTTGCCCTATGAGGTCTGATAAGGTCTACATAGCCTTTGTCACAGCACCGAATCAAAGTCAACTCTTGCCAATTGAATGTTTATATATTTTTGACTGATATATATCAACAACATTCAGCAACAGCCAAAACccaccatcatggccgatTTCGACCTGAACGCTTCCTTCATTCCGGCCCTGCACAAGCCAGCGGCCCTTCTCCCCATCGCGAAGCACCGCGACGCCCTGCTGTATCTCATCGAGACCAAGCAGGTCACCATTGTCGTGGGCCATACAGGCTCTGGCAAGACGACGCAGATCCCGCAATTCCTCGAAGCGGCGGGATGGTGCTCCGACGGCAAGATCATTGGTGTCACGCAGCCCCGGCGCGTGGCAGCCACAACCGTAGCCCtccgcgtcgccgaggaggttgGCTGTGAGATAGGCCAGGAGGTCGGCTACGCCATCCGCTTCGAGGACCTCACATCGGCCCAGACGCGCATCAAGTTTATGACCGACGGTCTACTCATTAGAGAGGCACTCGTCGACCCCCTTTTAACGCGTTACTCTGTCATCATGGTTGACGAGGCCCACGAGCGTTCCATCGGCACCGACATCCTTCTGGGGCTACTAAAGAAGATTCAAAAGAAGCGGCCCgagctgcgcatcatcatcagcagcgCGAcgctgcaggccgaggagtTTCTGAGGTTCTTCACAACGAACCccggggacgaggagaagaagccggtAGTAGCACCGGAAGACAGAGACGCCAAAGCCGGCGCTGACGACGAAAAGGGTGCAATCATCAGCCTAGAGGGCAGGACATTCCCAGTCGACATACTCTACCTCGACTCGCCCACGGAAAACTACGTCGAAAAGGCCATATCGACCGTCTTTGACATCCACGCGCAGGAAGCAGAGGgcgacatcctcgtcttcctcacAGGTCGCGAGGAGATTGACAACGCAgtccaggccgtcgccgaccgCCTCCTCGACACGCAGCAAACGCAAGGCCAGCAAACACTACAGGCACTGCCCCTGTACGCGGGGTTGACGACAGAGCAACAAATGTACGTCTTCGACAAACCTCCCGAGGGCACAAGAAAGGTCGTCTTCGCGACGaacatcgccgaggcctccATCACCATCGACGGCATTGTTTACGTGATCGACTGCGGCTTCGCAAAGATGCGGGCCTACAATCCGCAGACGGGTATCGACTCCCTCACCTCGACAGCCATCTCCAAGGCCTCGGCGACCCAGCGCGCCGGCCGAGCGGGACGCACACGGCCGGGCAAGTGCTTCCGGCTCTATACCGAAGATGCCTACCTTGGCCTGCCGGAGGTCAACGTGCCCGAGATCCAGCGCTCTAACCTGGCGCCCTTTATCCTGCAGCTCAAggccctcggcatcgacaACGTGCTGCGCTTCAACTTCCTCAGTCCGCCGCCCTCGGAGCTCATGGCCAAGGCACTGGAGCTGCTCTACTCGCTGGGCGCGCTCGACGAGTACGCCAAGCTGACGAAGCCGCTGGGCTACCGCATGGCGGAGCTGGCTGTTGAGCCGATGATGGGCAAGACGCTACTGAGCGCGCCGTCATTCGGGTGCCTGAGCGAGGTGCTCACGATCGCGGCCATGACGAGCGCTGGCGGGAACAACGTCTGGTTCCACCACGACGGCGAGCGCAAGGAAATGGAGACGTCGCGGCGCAagttcgccgccgacgagggcgaccaCTTGACGCTCCTCAACGTCTACCACGCGTTTGTGACCAAGGGCCGgaaggaggccaagttcTGCCGGGAGCACAACCTCAACTTCAAGACCATGACGCGCGCTGTCAGCATACGAGCGCAGCTGAAGCGATATCTCGAACGGTTCGGCGTCGCTGTTGACGAGTCGctcagctcggcggcggcggcggcgcaacAGCGACAGCAGGAGAACAACATGGTCAAGGCGGAACAGATCCGGAGGTGCCTTACGAGCGGCTACTTTGCCCATGCGGCGAGGATGCAGCCCGACGGCACGTTCCGCAACGTGTCGGGAGAGACAACGCTGCATGCGCACCCGAGCTCGCTCATGTTCAACCGCAAGGCTGACTGGGTCATCTTTCACGAGGTCATGGAGACGGGCACAAAGATCTTCATTCGGGATGTCACCAAGATTGACAAGAATTGGCTGGTGGAGTACGCCCCAGAGTTTTATCAGGTCGTGGACAAGTCGGCGAGAGCGCGCGAGGCTGAAGCTGAAACGTCATGAGAGGGCAGGTGAACGGGAGAcaggaggggagagggggcgCATATTTGTTCCGatgagacgagacgagacgagatgAGATTGACCTACACGCTggcggggaagggggggaggcttGGATGAGACCGGACGGTCTTGAGCCTTAAAGCGGGCGAATAGGTCTCGGTGTGAACAAGAGGCTCCCACCGCTACTGCGGTCCATAGCAGAGATGTGATGATCCCACGAGGTTCGAGGCATGGTGGCGTCTTACAGCAGACATGGCGATACCAAGGCAGGGCCGAATCGTATGGACTTTAGCTACAGCATCCATAGATTCGAAGGAGGTGCAATCGTTCTTTCTTCCTTTACGGTGGCGTTGACAGCAGAGGTTGACATTTGACAGGTCATACGGAGTCCTTCAGTGGGGAGGTTCAATAAAACAAAAGGGGGAACGTGTTGAATAGCACAACCTTTTATGAAATCTACGATGCTCACATAATCACGATTTCGCCTTTACGAGCGTTGCAGGCTTAtgagacggccgaggcgtgTGTGATTGGTGGCGATGCGTAAAGGCCGGGGGGCTGGAGCAGACCCAAGACGCCTCGGCCAATGACAAGCTTTGAAGGGTCCATCCAAATTAGCTTAACCACTCGACCGGGGTGATGCCAATGGGCGATTTGGCCCTTGTCACTGGTCAGTGGTTTTGGCCAAGCAAGCAAACAGGATTGAGTTTTCGAGGTATGGTCTCGTCTCACTTGTTTACCCGCCCGCCTATGACCAACGATGAACCGTCTTACCCTAGCCATGACAAGAGGGACGGCGGCAGGGGAGTGGCATCTTTGTTCTCGGCCTCAATCTCGGGCAAGGTCGTCACACGTGAGGCAATACCTACGTTTTATGCTTTTTATCCGGGAACATACACAAACAGGACGAATGCGTCTGAGAACTGTCTTTCTTCATGTAAAGTAGAAAAGACGGAGACTTTAGAATTTCAATGGAACCAGGGATGGTCTGTCCTGGCGAGTCGCTACATTTTCTGCTCGTCTTGGCATCGGCCACAAGTCCGAATAAAGTCGTTTTCGGATGGGAGAAGAGGGGttataaaataaaaaagaaaCCAAGGAAACCTCCCCTTGCACGACACTAACAGCCGACCAACCCCCACCGGCCATGCTGGAAACCTGGCCAGTCATACTCAGTGGACTGCGATGCATCGCAACGACATGCAACCTGAACCCTTCTCAGTTatcgccgccggcaggaAATGATACCAGATGTGCAGCCCAGATCCGGACAACTGCCGTATCTCTGACCACCGGCCCCTTCACCCGGCTCTCCGTTGTCACTGTATGGATCCCCCGTGAAGGCAGAGACCTGCGACGCGGCGACAGCATGATGTGAAGCCGGGAGACCCTGGGATGTAAAGGGGGGTTCTGTTTCCCAGTTTCCCTCTGATTCGAGCGGAGCTGTTAACCCATGGAAATAAGGGAGTGATCGTCGTTGAAACCGCTGCTGATGTTGCCCATCCCCGCCCATGGCCGAAATGACGGCTTGAGATGCCGCACCGTTATTATGGTAATAGCCgtggtagtagtagtagtagtagtagtagtagtagtagtagtagtagtagttgttgttgttgttgttgttgctaACTTGCTTCTCGGTGCACGTCGTCCTCCATCCTGCCGTGCTCTTGGCTGAGTCAACCGTCGTTGCAAACAGAAATCGCTACAAGCCGTGCGCGAGACTTGCGATGGAGGGTGGGCAATTGGCGAGgcgacccccccccccccccgttgCAGGGTGCACAAGTTAGGAAGCGCGATGGGCCGTCTTTCTGACTACAGGACAGGAGCAACACGACCTTTCTATACCTCTCTTGGATGTGACGCTCGATAGGCTCACTCTCGAGTATGTTGTTTTGCCCGAAGTAGGCAAGCCGCAATTGATGGCCAGCACGTTAAGGAAAGAGAGGCTATCACCGGCGGGGAGCGTGGCGAGGAGCCGACAGAAGCTCAGCCCTCCACTGAGGTTATTAGGAGTTCGAGTTATGCCCGGCAGTGCCCGCTGGTCACCCTGCGAGTTGTGACAACCTCCGTCTACGGCGCAGATatgtcgccgtcatcgccgtcagGCCCTCTCTCTTGAGGCGATATCCCAGGTTGCAGGTTTCAAGGAGAGGACACGAACCCAGCTCCAGGGCACGCACGGCTTCAAACCCGGTGGAGACCTGGTTGGGTTAGGGCGCGTCTCGGAGAGAGCCTGGGCTTGACTTTCGGCGGAGTGGCTCAAAAAGGCTCGTCGATAGATCATAGATTGGGTGACATAGTGTGTCTGGACGGTGTACTCTGTGCGGAGCATAAGCACATCGTGCTCCTATGCTCAATGCACAAGGACAAGCGGCGTGCATTCGTAGAAGCCGCCAATGCCATGGTCAGTCTTACAGATGGCGGGGGTGTCTCAGCGACTGAGACCAGTCTCGATCCAAAAAAACAGCGGCCGAGGATCTAGAAGCCACCGAAAGCCACTAGCTTCACGGGAAGATTAGCGCTGTGATTTGGTGCAGGTGCGTTATGGTATCaatggtgtgtgtgtggaatGTGGTACTCGGGCGGGGGAGTGGACGAATAACGCGCGAGAGGGAAGGGCTTGTCGTTTCTgcgtttcttcttttctATCTCTGCTTTCCCAAGATTATGATGACCACAGTGTGAAGCAACGGCGGTCAGCGGGTAGGTTTGTTCGGGTGAGCGATGGGCTGTGAGAAGCGTTCATCTCTTGCACCGTGTGTTCTGGCTGTTGACTGACTGGCACCGTTCAGAACCTCAGACTTTACTTCACCGTCCCCCAACTCCCGTTCGTCCAATGATCCATCCAACAGGATGAACCATCTCCACCTGGAGCCAAAGGGAGGGGCGCGTTCCTGCAGTAAATCCCTGCGCTAGACGAGGAGAGCCCCTGCAAGGCCATGCGCTTGTATCGATTTTAGTGCAACGCTTTTGGCAAGGCACAGGCGGCGTCAGCCAGTCAACGGGCGTACGTTCCTGAGTTGCGGCTGCGATGCGATGATGGGTGGCACTGGGAAGATGAGATAGATGGATGGCGCAGGTTGCTTAGCAGTTGCAGAAGTAAATCAAAACCTCGTGGCAGCAGACTACTGTCTTTGATAAATGTGTATGTAGGTGGCGACGCACTGGACGAGGCCAGCGGATGTCTTCTCCTAGGAGAAAAGCCGGACGGCCGCCTGggcaggaggagaagaaaaaagatgggcaaaaaaaagaggagggacgaggaggagagaaaCCAGGGGAAGGAAAAGTCGCGCCAGCCCCGGCCCCCGGCCCCCGGCCCATTTGGGGAAATTGCTTTTCATTCGCCGGTTTCCACAAATGTGGCCCCCCACCCTCCAGCTCAATCCCAGGTGCCATCCAATGCCTGACAGGCGCAACAATGAGGCAGGCGCGCAAGCACCACTGAGAGGTACCCTGGCACAGGTACTATCCATGCACACCCCTTTCTCGTCTCCTTGCGATGTGGCTCTCCCACCGCCAATCTTCTTTCTTGCGACCTACGAATACGGATATTGTCTATTGAACTCCATTCGGCCCAATCATTGCTGCATTCGCTCTCGCGTCCGGCGGTGGACAGGACAGCGACGTGGGTACGACACCGTTCGGCAAGGTCCAGCCAGGCTCAGGGTCATGGGTCAATGTCAAGGttctctttccctccctctctccctcttcttgttctcgGTAGGTACAGGGGGGAGCAAAGGAGCCCAGCTGCCACAGCAGCACGGAACTGGTAgactacctaggtacggaACACAGAGCATGGTCAAGGCTAGGTAGGTACGATATCTTACCTCCAGGAGGAGTCGCTTGCCGCCGTCCCATTGGCCCGTTGCTCCtcaatctcctcctccccgtccgCTCGTTGGCTCGTTTCGCTTCGCTTCGCTTGACCTCGTAGCCTGgtcctgctcctcctgctcctggtCGTTCCTGCTCCCGCTCCTGCTCGTCGCCGGTGTCGTGCTCCGGCTTGTCTCGTCTCCTTTTGCTCGCTCCCACCCACTCTCGAGTGTCTGTCTTTCTCGCCTTCTCTTTTGCCTCCAGTCACACCCCCCCAAAAGGGACTTGCCCTCgttcttctctccctcctcccaccccaTCGTCGGTCGTTACTCTGATCCCTTCATCGGCCAGTGACATCCGCCGACTTTCCACAATCCAAACCACATCGCCTGCCAGCGGGCTCGTCACTCTTTTAGCACCTTTTGGATTGCGCGAATGGGATCATTGGAGCTGATCAACTGTCCAACTCGAAAGTCGTTCTTtaccaacaacagcaacaacattTAAACCCAGTAAAATAACCCACCGACTGAATATCCTCGGTGGCCCGTCACTCTTTTGTCTCATCATTCCGCCCAGGCTCTCGGAATAATTCACTTTTCGCGATATTCGGCTTTAGGCCCGTACACCTCGACGAAAGGTTGCTTTCCAGCCCGTTGGATAACCCATCTCACCCAACCCCCGTCCTGTCGAAAGCCCCCTTACGACGCACGAAACCATT
This genomic interval from Colletotrichum higginsianum IMI 349063 chromosome 9, whole genome shotgun sequence contains the following:
- a CDS encoding CUE domain-containing protein → MSAPNETNKTSAPESPTTVRPLDLSDDDDVQETGVLSGEAPNQNSTTTNTNTAASSNMASSTTAAEAAPPKPPRPSTETQKTEDILKEAFPSIDISVIKAVLRASGGKIDPAFNALLEMTDPDAAQNETSDEQPPPQPPRPQGGAQLSQLEADELYARQLAEHFDNVGSYEARTSNRSPGGRVRRQQTGLEPRPNAEDRESNFFEDELPVIQEKLRKGFIETQGKVNNWITTMKKRFDEEFADEDENSQRPGQAQAQGQYGARRPGESSRRSGDYERYDADPQVLSDDFAGMKFAADGSKFGPLAIPSLTGMGHVLMGDAAPLRDNNRPLSNPDLYKPPPPSKSPKPHDGRKVAFREGAEEIDVYGSSPRRSAEDVSGSKAKSSKWQPLSTVDPNPISDNDPFSLGDSEDEREAKEKAASSKDAKDANSEDSERLKKAAAEAMADSLVESKGSESAGAGAKKN
- a CDS encoding Helicase associated domain-containing protein, with the protein product MADFDLNASFIPALHKPAALLPIAKHRDALLYLIETKQVTIVVGHTGSGKTTQIPQFLEAAGWCSDGKIIGVTQPRRVAATTVALRVAEEVGCEIGQEVGYAIRFEDLTSAQTRIKFMTDGLLIREALVDPLLTRYSVIMVDEAHERSIGTDILLGLLKKIQKKRPELRIIISSATLQAEEFLRFFTTNPGDEEKKPVVAPEDRDAKAGADDEKGAIISLEGRTFPVDILYLDSPTENYVEKAISTVFDIHAQEAEGDILVFLTGREEIDNAVQAVADRLLDTQQTQGQQTLQALPLYAGLTTEQQMYVFDKPPEGTRKVVFATNIAEASITIDGIVYVIDCGFAKMRAYNPQTGIDSLTSTAISKASATQRAGRAGRTRPGKCFRLYTEDAYLGLPEVNVPEIQRSNLAPFILQLKALGIDNVLRFNFLSPPPSELMAKALELLYSLGALDEYAKLTKPLGYRMAELAVEPMMGKTLLSAPSFGCLSEVLTIAAMTSAGGNNVWFHHDGERKEMETSRRKFAADEGDHLTLLNVYHAFVTKGRKEAKFCREHNLNFKTMTRAVSIRAQLKRYLERFGVAVDESLSSAAAAAQQRQQENNMVKAEQIRRCLTSGYFAHAARMQPDGTFRNVSGETTLHAHPSSLMFNRKADWVIFHEVMETGTKIFIRDVTKIDKNWLVEYAPEFYQVVDKSARAREAEAETS